The Dysgonomonadaceae bacterium PH5-43 genome has a segment encoding these proteins:
- a CDS encoding large subunit ribosomal protein L31 (product_source=KO:K02909; cog=COG0254; ko=KO:K02909; pfam=PF01197; superfamily=143800; tigrfam=TIGR00105), with the protein MKAGIHPENYRPVVFKDLSNDDTFITRSTINAKETIEIDGVTYPLVKIEISSTSHPFYTGKQKLVDTAGRVDKFMNRYGNRSKK; encoded by the coding sequence ATGAAAGCAGGAATTCACCCAGAAAATTACCGCCCGGTAGTATTTAAAGACTTATCGAATGATGATACATTCATCACTCGTTCTACTATCAACGCTAAAGAAACTATTGAAATCGATGGAGTTACTTATCCATTAGTTAAAATAGAAATCTCAAGTACATCTCACCCTTTCTACACAGGAAAACAAAAACTTGTGGATACAGCAGGACGTGTTGATAAATTTATGAACCGTTACGGAAATAGAAGCAAAAAGTAA
- a CDS encoding vitamin B12 transporter (product_source=KO:K16092; cath_funfam=2.170.130.10; cog=COG4206; ko=KO:K16092; pfam=PF00593,PF07715; superfamily=56935) has translation MKKKIFQNAASYRFKRFARKAYAAYNSMRKVVNIGVLSGCMLTFSGLTQSNAQSQETIVQESFADEEHELEEVVITSTKAGLTTNQTAKMVTVISSKEIAQQPVNSVQDLLKNVVGLDVRQRGSNGVLSGISVRGGTFEQTAILLNGANISNPQTAHYSLSLPINLSDIEQIEIIQGPNSLYYGAGAFSGGINIITKKDSDTGVYLKAEGGMHNLFNGEVRGSLKTKSSSHSISAGYNSSSGYINNSDYKLFNALYQSNFNFEDAKVNLQLGFNDKEYGANTFFSAEYPNQYDETRSIFAAIKGETTTRLKLVPQIYWNRQYDTFHLYKEGTPNIPNWYKAPNYHRTDVFGFSLNSSYKWKLGTTNIGGELRNEGIFSSVLGKPLTVPEGKYTYSDNRTNISYFVEHTYMHNGFTLGLGVLANHNTAFDNDFGFYPNINAGYWINDNYKIFASWNSATRMPTFTDLYYKGKTHKGNSDVKPETSKSFELGTRFVNHFADIYLTGFFMKGDNLIDWVKENPEDLWESRNLTTLDKIGIELNAAFSLEKLIPTLPYSELRIGYTFLNQDKEAGELISNYVLDYLKHKITVGLNHPIYKNISADWQFRWQDRQGTYTKYENYVAAYETPYQSFCILDLKIKWQAYKNLNIYVSANNLFDVSYYDLGNIPQPGIWVLGGLSYTISNK, from the coding sequence ATGAAAAAGAAAATTTTTCAGAATGCGGCAAGCTATCGCTTTAAGAGGTTTGCCAGAAAAGCTTATGCAGCTTACAATAGTATGCGTAAGGTAGTGAATATCGGAGTACTCTCTGGTTGTATGCTTACTTTCTCAGGGCTTACACAGAGTAATGCTCAGAGTCAAGAAACTATTGTTCAAGAATCTTTTGCTGATGAAGAACACGAATTAGAAGAAGTTGTTATCACGTCTACTAAGGCAGGACTAACAACTAACCAGACTGCCAAGATGGTTACTGTAATTTCAAGCAAAGAGATTGCGCAACAACCCGTTAACAGTGTACAAGATTTATTAAAGAATGTCGTTGGTCTTGATGTCCGCCAACGAGGAAGCAACGGAGTTTTATCAGGCATCTCGGTGCGAGGCGGCACTTTCGAACAAACAGCCATTCTTCTCAACGGAGCTAATATTTCTAACCCACAAACAGCTCACTACAGCCTTTCTCTCCCCATCAATCTTTCAGATATAGAACAAATAGAAATTATTCAAGGTCCAAACTCTTTATACTATGGAGCTGGTGCGTTCTCGGGAGGTATAAACATTATCACTAAAAAAGATTCCGACACTGGAGTTTATCTTAAAGCCGAAGGCGGTATGCACAACCTTTTTAATGGAGAAGTGCGAGGCTCTCTGAAAACTAAGTCGTCTTCTCATAGCATTTCGGCAGGGTATAACTCATCATCGGGATATATAAACAATAGCGACTACAAACTTTTTAATGCTCTTTATCAAAGCAACTTCAATTTTGAAGACGCTAAAGTTAATCTCCAATTAGGATTTAACGACAAAGAATATGGTGCAAACACATTCTTTTCTGCCGAATATCCTAATCAATACGACGAAACTCGTTCTATTTTCGCAGCAATAAAAGGAGAAACCACTACTCGACTAAAACTTGTTCCTCAAATATATTGGAATAGGCAATACGACACTTTCCATCTTTACAAAGAAGGGACTCCAAATATACCTAATTGGTATAAAGCTCCGAATTATCATCGCACCGATGTGTTTGGGTTTAGTCTTAATAGCAGTTACAAATGGAAACTCGGTACTACTAACATTGGGGGAGAACTTCGCAACGAAGGCATCTTTAGCTCTGTGCTTGGTAAGCCATTAACAGTTCCCGAAGGCAAATACACTTATTCAGACAATCGCACAAACATAAGTTACTTTGTAGAACATACTTATATGCACAATGGATTCACTCTCGGCTTAGGTGTTTTAGCTAATCACAATACAGCATTTGACAACGATTTCGGTTTTTATCCTAACATAAATGCAGGATATTGGATTAACGACAACTATAAAATCTTTGCCTCGTGGAATAGTGCAACTCGTATGCCTACTTTTACCGACTTATATTATAAGGGGAAAACACACAAAGGCAATTCCGATGTCAAACCCGAAACATCGAAATCGTTTGAACTCGGAACTCGCTTTGTGAATCATTTTGCCGATATTTACCTAACGGGATTCTTTATGAAAGGAGACAATCTTATCGACTGGGTAAAAGAAAACCCCGAAGACCTTTGGGAATCTCGCAACCTCACCACTTTAGACAAAATAGGGATTGAGTTAAATGCTGCATTTTCATTAGAAAAGCTTATCCCTACCCTACCTTACTCAGAATTGCGCATTGGCTACACATTCTTAAATCAAGACAAAGAAGCTGGAGAGTTGATTTCTAATTATGTTTTAGATTATCTTAAACACAAAATAACGGTAGGTCTTAATCACCCCATATACAAAAACATATCTGCCGATTGGCAATTTCGTTGGCAAGACCGTCAGGGCACTTACACGAAGTACGAGAATTATGTAGCAGCCTACGAAACTCCATACCAATCGTTCTGCATTTTAGACTTAAAGATAAAGTGGCAAGCATATAAAAACCTCAACATTTATGTTTCTGCTAATAATCTTTTCGATGTTTCGTATTATGATTTAGGAAATATCCCTCAGCCGGGCATTTGGGTGCTTGGAGGATTATCTTACACAATTAGTAATAAATAA
- a CDS encoding 2-C-methyl-D-erythritol 2,4-cyclodiphosphate synthase (product_source=KO:K01770; cath_funfam=3.30.1330.50; cog=COG0245; ko=KO:K01770; pfam=PF02542; superfamily=69765; tigrfam=TIGR00151) gives MKKIRVGFGYDVHQFADNRELWLGGIKLEHNKGLKGHSDADVLIHALCDALLGAANLRDIGFHFPDTASEYKNIDSKILLADTMKLIRSKDYELGNADITVCAEQPKINPHIQAMKECLSKVMQVEEDDISIKATTSEKMGFVGREEGIAVHAVALIYKS, from the coding sequence ATGAAAAAGATAAGAGTTGGCTTCGGATACGATGTTCACCAGTTTGCAGACAATCGCGAATTATGGTTAGGTGGCATCAAGTTAGAACATAACAAAGGACTAAAAGGACATTCCGATGCAGATGTTCTGATTCACGCTCTGTGCGACGCCCTTCTTGGAGCTGCAAACCTCAGAGACATTGGTTTTCATTTCCCCGACACTGCAAGCGAATATAAAAATATCGACAGTAAGATACTACTTGCTGACACTATGAAACTTATTCGCAGTAAAGATTATGAATTAGGCAATGCCGACATTACAGTCTGTGCAGAACAACCAAAAATAAATCCACACATTCAAGCAATGAAAGAATGCTTAAGTAAAGTTATGCAAGTAGAAGAAGATGACATTTCGATAAAAGCCACAACTTCCGAAAAAATGGGATTTGTTGGAAGAGAAGAAGGAATAGCCGTTCACGCTGTTGCTTTAATCTACAAATCGTAA
- a CDS encoding hypothetical protein (product_source=Hypo-rule applied; cath_funfam=1.20.120.580; smart=SM00150,SM01408; superfamily=75704; transmembrane_helix_parts=Inside_1_4,TMhelix_5_26,Outside_27_291), with translation MNKKIIAIVTILALAIILTVSIIYIIKQKGEYNELVLQSELFKEELEDEYNDLSIQYEGFKMQLSNDSLVAQLESEQIKVQRLQEELRTVKATDAKRINELKKELETLRTIMRGYVVQIDSLNRINQQLIAEKNQVTEKYQKASQTVSQLTQEKNKLTETVQIASKLDASNIVVQGITNKNKTTSKIKNMDQIEVQFTVNKNITAEPGNKDLYIRIQKPDDDVLVKSPSNTFEFEGKNINYSAKRTIEYTGEELRMSIYWKIEEFLLPGTYRVDIFADGNLIGRKEFKLDK, from the coding sequence ATGAATAAAAAAATCATAGCAATCGTTACCATATTAGCATTAGCAATCATACTAACGGTATCAATAATTTATATAATCAAACAAAAAGGAGAATACAACGAATTGGTGTTACAATCCGAACTATTCAAAGAAGAATTAGAAGACGAATACAACGACTTATCCATACAATACGAAGGGTTCAAGATGCAATTAAGCAACGACTCTTTAGTTGCTCAATTAGAATCGGAACAAATTAAAGTTCAACGCTTACAAGAAGAACTTCGTACCGTTAAGGCCACTGATGCAAAGCGCATTAATGAATTAAAGAAAGAATTAGAAACCCTTCGCACAATAATGCGCGGCTACGTTGTGCAAATAGACTCCCTCAATAGAATTAATCAACAATTAATAGCAGAGAAAAACCAAGTTACTGAAAAATATCAAAAAGCTTCTCAAACAGTTTCTCAGCTAACCCAAGAAAAGAATAAACTTACCGAAACTGTACAGATAGCATCGAAACTCGACGCAAGCAATATAGTTGTACAAGGTATCACTAACAAAAACAAAACAACTTCTAAGATTAAAAATATGGATCAGATAGAAGTTCAGTTTACTGTCAATAAGAACATTACTGCCGAGCCCGGCAATAAAGATTTATATATCAGAATACAAAAACCCGACGATGACGTTCTCGTTAAAAGCCCGAGCAATACTTTTGAATTTGAGGGTAAAAACATAAACTACTCAGCTAAAAGAACTATAGAATATACCGGAGAGGAACTTCGTATGAGCATATATTGGAAAATAGAAGAATTTCTACTTCCCGGAACTTACCGAGTAGACATATTTGCAGACGGTAATCTTATTGGACGAAAAGAATTTAAATTAGATAAATAA
- a CDS encoding exodeoxyribonuclease VII large subunit (product_source=KO:K03601; cath_funfam=2.40.50.140; cog=COG1570; ko=KO:K03601; pfam=PF02601,PF13742; superfamily=52210; tigrfam=TIGR00237): MKHITLSQLNQLVSNEVKNAFPDTYWIIAETSDVRQNSNGHCYLELIEKNSKTNTTTAKARAYIWSSIFALLKPGFEQKTGQCFSSGLKVLVKVSIDFHPLYGYGLNILDIDPNYTVGDMQQKRQEIISQLKEDGVFTLNKELSLPTPPKRIAIISSPTAAGYEDFINQLSNNKQGFVFYTHLFPAIMQGDKTEASVISALNKIYNHQDKFDVVIIIRGGGASSDLASFDSYELAVNCAQFPLPIITGIGHERDDTVLDLIAYYRAKTPTAVAEYLINILNESYNRLLNCQSNIIELVNRRMYDEKKHLNDYIQYIPVFSNMLIERNKNELKSIESFLKLSSPSYILKKGFSITLKDGKAVKSAKDIKEGDVIETIYYEGKTTSTVK, from the coding sequence ATGAAACACATTACTCTTTCGCAATTAAACCAATTAGTAAGTAATGAGGTAAAGAATGCCTTCCCCGACACTTATTGGATAATAGCAGAAACAAGCGATGTGCGACAAAACAGTAACGGTCATTGTTATTTAGAGCTGATTGAAAAAAACTCAAAGACCAATACAACAACTGCTAAAGCAAGGGCTTACATCTGGTCTTCAATTTTCGCATTATTAAAACCCGGCTTTGAACAAAAAACAGGACAATGCTTTTCTTCTGGATTAAAAGTACTCGTTAAAGTATCTATCGACTTTCACCCCTTGTATGGATATGGGCTAAACATATTAGACATAGACCCAAACTATACAGTTGGCGATATGCAACAAAAAAGACAAGAGATAATATCCCAACTAAAAGAGGACGGTGTATTTACTCTTAACAAAGAACTCAGCCTCCCTACTCCACCAAAGAGAATAGCAATAATATCATCTCCTACAGCAGCAGGATACGAAGATTTTATCAATCAACTCTCAAATAACAAACAAGGATTTGTATTCTACACTCATTTGTTTCCGGCTATAATGCAAGGAGACAAAACAGAAGCATCTGTAATTTCAGCATTAAACAAGATATATAATCATCAAGATAAATTCGACGTTGTAATAATTATTAGAGGAGGAGGAGCCTCTTCCGATTTAGCATCTTTCGATAGCTATGAGTTAGCTGTAAATTGCGCTCAGTTCCCTCTCCCAATCATCACTGGGATAGGACACGAAAGAGACGACACTGTATTAGACCTAATAGCTTATTACCGAGCAAAGACCCCAACTGCCGTTGCCGAATACTTAATAAATATCTTAAACGAATCGTACAATAGATTACTCAACTGTCAGTCTAACATAATCGAATTAGTAAACAGAAGAATGTATGATGAGAAAAAACATCTTAACGACTACATTCAATACATTCCTGTATTCTCCAATATGCTTATAGAAAGAAATAAGAATGAACTAAAGTCGATAGAATCGTTTCTGAAGTTATCTTCTCCTTCTTACATATTGAAAAAGGGATTTTCTATAACCCTAAAAGATGGAAAAGCTGTAAAATCTGCAAAAGACATTAAAGAAGGAGATGTTATAGAAACAATATATTACGAAGGCAAAACAACATCAACAGTAAAATAA
- a CDS encoding hypothetical protein (product_source=Hypo-rule applied; cleavage_site_network=SignalP-noTM; pfam=PF13402; smart=SM01276; superfamily=54373): MKTRLILTTCLLLAFAFSTNAQQRREIRKPSLEREFYQHRALFADNVYGSPSEDFDIKILERVSQPVIASLLTDMLNGNYPTEFRVQDYKCYLHPNVIAKQQKTGAYSQFENPTGIYFTKGDTTIVIMDRFDMDDNINLRITNFGKEGGNSTYSLRPGFNYIIPENNGTGYIQYFTENKDDEGKTVKAHIMGGKVNGYFDRSKHTNADWANLLNNAVAETMDILGERVQLCYSINSLKEYAADGERLVFLYDSIISMQHEIMGLNKYNKVPKNHIFGRVIWQGFMHADGIGAAFHDNTMKEVANPDKIPTSLWGIAHEFGHVNQVRPWMKWVGTTEVTNNIYSIWSQHIFDPENPKLEREVLKDYDGRIPGGRITAYMESAFIKNQEWLTQAGNDRWDRLRPRDWGGDHFVKLVPFWQLLLWYGTDLYADIFNKAIEREDLPKNDGEAQLEFIKTACDVTKTDLTDFFAHSGMLQKINKWVDDYTCAQMVIKSKDIEEVKKYASKYKKPSTPVMHYITANSENYYKNKLAVKGKTNEGFTKQEDGSLIIDNNAWQNVVAFETYKGDKLVKIAFAGAGSKDNKTTLVRCPKGTTRVDAVQWNGKRYTVLK; the protein is encoded by the coding sequence ATGAAAACACGATTAATTTTAACTACCTGCTTACTCTTGGCGTTTGCTTTTTCAACAAATGCACAACAAAGAAGAGAAATACGTAAACCATCTCTCGAAAGAGAATTTTATCAACACAGAGCATTGTTTGCTGATAATGTTTATGGCAGTCCCTCCGAAGATTTCGACATTAAAATATTAGAAAGAGTATCTCAACCCGTAATAGCAAGTTTACTTACTGATATGCTTAATGGGAATTATCCTACCGAGTTCAGAGTACAAGATTACAAATGCTATCTTCACCCTAACGTAATTGCAAAACAACAAAAGACAGGCGCATACTCTCAGTTTGAAAACCCTACAGGAATATATTTTACTAAAGGAGATACCACTATAGTTATTATGGACAGATTTGATATGGACGATAATATCAATTTAAGAATAACTAATTTCGGTAAAGAAGGAGGAAACTCTACTTATAGTTTAAGACCCGGTTTTAACTACATAATTCCTGAGAACAACGGAACTGGCTATATTCAATACTTCACCGAAAACAAAGACGACGAAGGGAAAACAGTTAAAGCTCACATTATGGGCGGCAAAGTAAACGGATACTTCGACAGAAGCAAACATACCAATGCCGACTGGGCTAACCTACTTAACAATGCAGTTGCTGAAACAATGGATATACTTGGAGAAAGAGTTCAACTATGCTATAGCATTAACTCTCTTAAAGAATATGCTGCCGATGGCGAACGATTAGTATTCTTATACGATAGTATAATCTCTATGCAGCACGAAATTATGGGACTAAACAAATACAACAAAGTTCCTAAAAATCATATTTTCGGAAGAGTTATTTGGCAAGGTTTTATGCACGCCGATGGTATAGGTGCTGCTTTTCACGACAACACAATGAAAGAGGTAGCTAATCCCGACAAAATACCTACAAGTTTATGGGGAATTGCTCACGAGTTCGGACACGTTAATCAAGTGCGCCCTTGGATGAAATGGGTAGGAACAACAGAAGTTACAAACAATATCTACTCTATCTGGTCGCAACACATATTCGACCCTGAGAACCCTAAATTAGAAAGAGAAGTATTAAAAGATTACGACGGACGCATACCTGGAGGTAGAATAACTGCTTATATGGAAAGTGCTTTCATTAAAAATCAAGAATGGCTTACACAAGCAGGCAACGACCGATGGGACAGACTTCGTCCAAGAGATTGGGGTGGCGACCACTTCGTTAAACTTGTTCCTTTCTGGCAACTTCTTTTGTGGTACGGCACAGACTTATATGCTGACATATTTAATAAAGCTATAGAAAGAGAAGACTTACCTAAAAACGACGGCGAAGCTCAACTTGAATTTATTAAAACAGCTTGCGATGTTACAAAAACAGACCTTACTGATTTCTTTGCTCATTCGGGTATGTTACAAAAGATAAACAAATGGGTAGACGATTACACTTGTGCTCAGATGGTTATAAAAAGTAAAGACATAGAAGAAGTTAAGAAATACGCATCTAAATACAAAAAGCCTTCAACACCTGTTATGCACTATATTACTGCTAATAGTGAAAATTATTACAAAAATAAACTTGCAGTAAAAGGCAAAACAAATGAAGGATTTACTAAACAAGAAGACGGTTCTTTGATTATAGACAATAACGCTTGGCAAAACGTTGTGGCTTTTGAAACTTACAAAGGCGACAAGTTAGTAAAAATAGCTTTTGCTGGTGCAGGTTCTAAAGATAACAAAACAACTTTAGTACGTTGCCCCAAAGGAACGACTCGTGTAGATGCAGTTCAATGGAATGGCAAACGTTACACTGTATTAAAATAA
- a CDS encoding glycosyltransferase involved in cell wall biosynthesis (product_source=COG0463; cath_funfam=3.90.550.10; cog=COG0463; ko=KO:K22844; pfam=PF00535; superfamily=53448; transmembrane_helix_parts=Outside_1_258,TMhelix_259_278,Inside_279_302), whose product MTFSVVICTYNRAKYLSKTLHSVLTQSISPNNFEIIVVDNNSTDNTSEVFSNIKENTSDDINLHYYKEINQGISHARNLGVSKAINDYIVFIDDDETIDSNFLEKLSDFLNIYPQAELISEPVVPVYETKEPEWLSPYTTALVTGAYNKGTKIKIVNKSEYPGTGHATFKRELFLKYGGFKTNLGRKAGSLMGGEDKDFFLRLMNNNIDCYYVPEAKIYHHIPASKLTEEYFNKLTFSIGKTEKIRTLNISKKEYMKRLFAETIKWGGTIVLFFLYLFKMEYPKGKKLVQFRFNVTKGLLFS is encoded by the coding sequence ATGACTTTCTCTGTTGTTATCTGCACTTACAATCGTGCGAAGTACCTTTCTAAAACTTTGCATAGCGTGTTAACGCAAAGCATCTCACCTAATAATTTTGAGATAATTGTTGTAGATAATAACAGTACAGACAATACATCGGAAGTATTTTCCAACATTAAAGAGAATACTTCCGATGATATAAACCTTCACTACTACAAAGAAATTAATCAAGGCATATCTCACGCTCGCAATCTTGGAGTAAGCAAGGCAATAAACGATTACATAGTTTTTATAGATGACGATGAAACTATCGACTCTAACTTCTTAGAAAAACTGTCAGACTTCTTAAACATTTATCCTCAAGCTGAATTAATCAGCGAACCTGTTGTTCCTGTTTATGAAACTAAAGAACCCGAATGGCTTTCGCCTTACACTACCGCTTTAGTAACAGGAGCATACAATAAAGGAACCAAAATAAAGATTGTAAACAAAAGCGAATATCCCGGAACAGGACATGCTACCTTTAAAAGAGAATTATTCTTAAAGTATGGCGGTTTTAAGACTAACTTAGGTCGCAAAGCAGGTTCTTTAATGGGTGGAGAAGACAAAGACTTCTTCCTTCGACTTATGAATAACAATATAGATTGTTACTACGTTCCAGAAGCTAAAATCTATCACCACATACCAGCCTCTAAACTAACCGAAGAGTACTTTAATAAGCTTACTTTCTCAATAGGTAAAACAGAAAAAATACGCACTCTTAACATCTCTAAAAAGGAATACATGAAACGACTTTTTGCCGAAACCATAAAATGGGGCGGTACAATAGTATTGTTCTTCCTTTACCTTTTCAAAATGGAATACCCCAAAGGCAAAAAACTCGTACAATTTAGATTTAACGTTACAAAGGGTTTGTTGTTTTCTTAA